One window of Xylocopa sonorina isolate GNS202 chromosome 9, iyXylSono1_principal, whole genome shotgun sequence genomic DNA carries:
- the Dus2 gene encoding dihydrouridine synthase 2, with amino-acid sequence MDEKVTMERKKLNYENKLILAPMVRIGTLPMRLLALDYGADIVYTEELIDWKLLRSFRRENDVLGTIDYVDKTDGTVTFRTCSKERDKVVLQIGTCDATRALKVAKMVEHDIAGIDLNMGCPKLFSLVGKMGAALLKEPETAVNILKTLVDNLSITVTCKIRVLPDLDKTIELCKLLQSTGISAIAIHGRTVDERPQHANRNDVLKEISKKLSIPVIANGGSKEIQKYSDIFKFKEVTGCSSVMLARAAEWNCSIFSKDGLLPMEDVIKSYLKYAVDCDNPPSNTKYCIQNILREQQESPLGRKFLNSQTLEQICDVWNLNDYCCLKRKEFEEKGLLGRSQVSPMKEDEKQDEEQPTNKRKLSEEEDVILMHCAFLRNNYVTDVELPKTILHKWTQTQRKKMPTYNTRQKGKLFRSIVTIDGRKYGSSFWEKNKKWAEQGAALVCLFSLGLMNEKNFVSNRNVLS; translated from the exons ATGGATGAGAAAGTAACAATGGAAAGGAAGAAACTGAATTATGAGAATAAACTTATATTGGCACCCATGGTGCGAATTGGCACCCTTCCTATGCGTCTTCTTGCACTCGACTATGGTGCCGATATAGTGTACACAGAGGAACTGATTGATTGGAAATTGTTACGCTCGTTTCGTCGTGAAAACG ATGTTTTGGGAACAATCGATTACGTGGATAAAACGGATGGTACAGTGACTTTTCGGACTTGCTCTAAGGAAAGGGATAAAGTTGTCCTACAAATTGGAACCTGCGATGCGACTAGAGCGTTGAAAGTTGCTAAAATGGTAGAGCACGATATCGCTGGGATCGATTTAAATATGGGTTGTCCTAAGTTGTTTTCCCTGGTAGGAAAAATGGGAGCAGCTCTTCTGAAAGAGCCGGAAACAGCTGTGAACATTTTGAAAACCTTAGTGGATAATCTAAGCATTACAGTAACttgtaaaattcgtgtattaccTGATTTGGATAAGACTATAGAACTTTGTAAGCTTTTACAATCGACTGGTATATCAGCAATTGCAATTCATGGTCGTACGGTTGATGAAAGACCTCAGCATGCAAATCGCAATGACGTTTTAAAGGAGATCTCTAAAAAACTTTCAATACCAGTTATAGCAAATGGAGGCTCAAAGGAAATACAGAAGTATTCTGATATTTTCAA ATTTAAGGAAGTAACAGGGTGTAGTAGTGTAATGCTTGCACGCGCTGCTGAATGGAACTGTTCAATATTTAGTAAAGACGGTTTGCTTCCTATGGAAGATGTAATTAAGTCATATTTAAAATACGCCGTGGATTGTGACAATCCACCTTCCAATACCAAGTACTGTATACAAAATATTCTTAGGGAACAACAGGAATCTCCATTAGGAAGAAAATTTCTTAATTCCCAAACTTTAGAACAAATATG TGATGTATGGAATCTTAACGATTATTGTTGTTTAAAGAGAAAAGAATTTGAAGAGAAAGGTTTATTAGGAAGATCTCAAGTTTCACCTATGAAGGAAGATGAGAAGCAAGACGAGGAACAACCGACCAATAAAAGGAAACTTTCGGAAGAGGAAGATGTCATTTTAATGCACTGTGCGTTTCTAAGGAATAATTACGTGACTGATGTTGAATTGCCAAAAACTATATTACACAAGTGGACTCAAactcaaagaaaaaaaatgccAACCTATAATACTCGTCAAAAAGGAAAACTTTTTCGATCCATCGTTACCATAGATGGAAGAAAGTATGGATCATCCTTCTG GGAGAAGAATAAGAAATGGGCGGAACAAGGAGCCGCGCTAGTCTGCCTCTTCTCTTTGGGCCTAATGAATGAGAAGAATTTTGTTTCAAATAGAAATGTTCTTTCTTGA